The following coding sequences lie in one Notolabrus celidotus isolate fNotCel1 chromosome 6, fNotCel1.pri, whole genome shotgun sequence genomic window:
- the tph1a gene encoding tryptophan 5-hydroxylase 1a, with translation MYSNKNEGPRRGRSFDSINIGFEEKLLNNEINKSTFTKIEENSEKKNSSEKERATIIFSLKNEVGGLVKALKLFQENHVNLVHIESRKSKRRNSEFEIYVDCDSNHEQLNEIIQLLRKHVNIVDMELPDNSCLQEEDMCNVPWFPKKISDLDKCANRVLMYGSELDADHPGFKDNVYRKRRKYFADIAMSYKHGDPIPQIQFTEEEVKTWGVVYRELNKLYPTHACREYLKNLPLLSKYCDFREDNIPQLEDVSRFLRERTGFTIRPVAGYLSPRDFLAGLAYRVFHCTQYVRHSSDPLYTPEPDTCHELLGHVPLLAEPSFAQFSQEIGLASLGASDDSVQKLATCYFFTVEFGLCKQEGQLRAYGAGLLSSISELKHALSGNARIMPFDPKVTSKQECIITTFQEVYFVSDSFEEAKVKMREFAKTIKRPFTVRYNPYTQSVDVLKDTPSIKSVVEELRHELDIVGDALIRLNKQQGV, from the exons ATGTATTCAAACAAAAACGAAGGACCACGTAGAGGAAGATCTTTTGACTCCATAAACATCGGCTTTGAAGAAAAACTGCTCAACAATGAG ATAAACAAATCAACATTTacaaaaattgaagaaaactcAGAAAAGAAGAATTcatcagagaaagagagagccaCAATCATCTTTTCCCTCAAGAATGAAGTGGGAGGACTAGTGAAGGCGCTTAAACTCTTTCAA GAAAACCACGTCAACCTTGTTCATATAGAGTCCAGAAAATCCAAGAGACGCAACTCTGAGTTTGAAATATATGTGGACTGTGACAGCAACCATGAACAACTCAATGAAATCATTCAGCTGCTTCGGAAGCATGTGAACATAGTTGATATGGAGTTGCCAGATAACTCGTGTCTACAAGAAGAAG ATATGTGTAACGTTCCCTGGTTCCCAAAGAAGATTTCAGACTTGGACAAGTGTGCAAACCGTGTCCTCATGTACGGCTCTGAGTTGGATGCAGATCACCCG GGTTTCAAAGACAATGTTTACCGCAAGAGGCGAAAGTACTTTGCTGACATTGCCATGTCATATAAACA CGGGGATCCCATTCCTCAAATTCAGttcacagaggaggaagtgaagacTTGGGGCGTTGTGTACAGGGAGCTCAACAAGCTGTACCCCACCCACGCCTGCCGGGAGTACTTGAAGAACCTGCCACTGCTGTCCAAATACTGTGATTTCAGGGAGGACAACATCCCTCAGCTGGAAGACGTCTCACGCTTCCTCAGAG AACGCACTGGATTTACCATCAGGCCTGTGGCTGGTTATCTTTCCCCCCGTGACTTCCTTGCTGGTTTGGCCTATCGTGTTTTCCACTGTACTCAGTATGTGCGGCACAGCTCCGACCCCTTATACACCCCAGAGCC GGACACATGCCATGAGCTGCTGGGTCACGTCCCACTGCTGGCAGAGCCCAGCTTCGCCCAGTTCTCTCAGGAGATCGGACTCGCTTCACTTGGGGCCTCAGATGACTCAGTACAGAAGCTTGCCACA TGTTACTTCTTTACGGTGGAGTTTGGCCTATGCAAACAAGAAGGGCAGCTGCGAGCATATGGAGCAGGACTGCTGTCATCCATCAGTGAGCTGAAG CATGCACTTTCTGGCAATGCAAGAATAATGCCTTTTGACCCCAAAGTGACATCCAAACAAGAATGCATCATCACAACTTTCCAGGAGGTCTACTTTGTGTCAGACAGCTTTGAGGAAGCCAAAGTCAAGATGAG GGAGTTTGCCAAGACCATCAAACGTCCCTTCACAGTCCGATACAACCCGTACACTCAGAGTGTGGATGTGCTAAAAGACACTCCCAGTATCAAAAGCGTGGTGGAGGAGCTGCGACATGAGCTGGACATCGTCGGTGACGCCCTCATCCGGCTGAACAAACAGCAGGGTGTCTGA